A stretch of DNA from Limnothrix sp. FACHB-406:
GGGGCAACAACATCGCAATCCTCCCGATCACCGAAAGCGACTGATTAGATGTTACTAACCAGCCGCTCTCAGGGTTTTTGGGATTTTAAAAAGCGGGTGACGCGATTCGAACGCGCGACATTCACCTTGGCAAGGTGACGCTCTACCACTGAGCTACACCCGCTTGCGTTTGACGCTTTAGTAGAATGCCAAGAGTTTTTTGATTTGTCAAGGGTTTCAGAAAAATTTTTCCTACCCAGCAAGGGCCCCAACCAGGGCAGCCAAGGGAACTGGGGCCAAGAGGCCAGGTGATGTTGCCCAAAGCCAACGCTTCCGGCCACGAGGCTGCTAACGATGGTCCATTCCAGCCAAAGGGGCAGAGGGCGAGGCCGGGGGTCAGGGAGTTGCATAGGGAGGTGGAGAGGGGATGAGCCGATCGCGTGGGAGCACCACCTCAAAGCAGGCCCATGGCCCGTTGGGTGGTTAGGTCAGCAATGCCGGTGGGGCTGAGTCGTCGCGATCGCTGGAAGTTGATGACGGCCTGGGCGGTGAGGTTGTCATAGACTCCGTTTACCCGATCGAACCCCAGGAGACCAAGGGCAGCCAGGCGCTGTTGCAGGGCCGTGACGCGCACCCCTCGATCGCCCGGCATTAGCCACCGATCATCGCTGCGGGCACTGGGCGATCTCTGGGCCAGGGGGCTGGTGTTGGGAATGGCTCGCGGGGCGGCGGCGGGCCGAGGCGATTGGAAGGCAGGGACGGCGCGGGCTGGTGTTGCCGAGTTGGGGGCAGGGCTGGCTTGGCTACCGCTGGAGACCCCAAACAGGGCCCGGAGGGTGGCGGGGCTGGCTTGGCCCGTGGCGGGGAGTTGGCGCGATCGCTGGAAGGCGGTGACGGCTGCTTGGGTGATGTCGCCATAGAATCCGGTGCTGCGGGCTTTGAGGAATCCCAAGGCTCGCAACTGATCTTGCAGGGCCTTGACCCGATCGCCGCTGTCTCCGGGTTTCAAGGCCTGGTAATCGGGATTGAGGGGCCGCATGGACGGGTGATCGGGTGGGTTGACCGGGGTGGCCGGTTGGGCTGGTGTTGGCTGGGTCGATCGCTGGCTGACTGCTTGGCGATCGGCGGGTTGCCCATTGGTCGATCGGGCATTGGTCGATCGGGGATTCGCCGGTTGGGCCGCCAGACGGGTTTCGATCGCCCGCAGGGTTTCCGGTGTGGCCCGGCCCGTGGCGGTCAACCCCGCCGCCTGTTGGAAAGCTCGCACCGCCCGGCTGGTGATTGGCCCATAGAACCCCGTGGGCGTGGTTGTGAAAAAGCCCAACTGGCGCAAGCGGGTTTGCAGTTGCCGAACGGCGGCGCTCCGTTGGCCGGGCCCCAGTCCATTGCTGGCTGTGGCCGGTTGGCTGGAAATCGGGCGGTTGGGCTGGGTTGGCGTGCCTTGGCCGCTGTCGGTTCCGGCTCGATCGCGCAGGGCCTGCATGGTGGCCAAGTCCACATGACCCGTGGTTGAGAGGTTCAGGGATTGCTGAAACCGTTCCAGGGCTTGGCGAGTGGGGCTGTCGAAATTGCCAGTGGGTTCGGCGGCCAAAAAGCCCAACCGATTCAGGAGCCGTTGCAATTCCCTGGTGCTGGGGCCCCGATCGCCCGGTTGCAAATTCGCCACCAAGGTTAAATCAGCCCCCGTGGCTTCCAGGAGCGATCGCTTCGTCACAATATCCACCGCCCCCTTGGTATAGAGACCCCGCGATCGCTGAAAGGCTTCTAGGGCAGCGGCCGTGGCGTTATCAAACTGGCCATTAAGGGGGCCGCCGTAATTACCCAGGGTTTTCAGTTGTCGTTGCAAGCGCACCACGCTGGGGCCCGCATCACCCGATCGCTGGCTGGCCGACAGGGCCCAAGCGGGCGCACCGCCCAAGACCACAACCCCGATCGCTGTTGCCACACAACTTCGCTCGATCGCCCGGCCCATGGTGGTGTCCTCCTGCTTGCTGATGCTGATGGTTAGGGGCTGGCTGTTGTTTGAACCGTGACTTGGAGCCGTTCCTGTGCATGGCTGCTTTTGAAGGCTACTTTGGATCGTTGCCTCATCCCGAAGGCTGAGTCCAAGGACTGGTTCAACGGAGCCAAGCTTGTCCTGGCCATGCTAGCTCAGGCGATCGACCGGTTTGCAGGGTCGGTTGCAACGGTTGCGCTGGGCGGGCGGAAGCCCCCACGACCAACCGTTGCCCGATACTATGAAAGACTCCGAAAGACTCCTTTGGCCATATGAGTGCCTCTGCCACGCCGCGTGAGATTCCTAACGCTGACTATCGGCTGCTGAACCGCGATCAGCTCACGCCGATGATGCAGCACTATGTCTCGGTCAAAGAACAACATCCCCAAGCCCTGTTGCTCTATCGAGTGGGTGACTTTTTCGAGACTTTTTTCCAGGATGCTTGCACGATCGCGGAAGTGCTGGAGTTGGTGCTGACTTCCAAGGAGGGCGGCAAAGATATTGGGCGCGTACCCATGGCCGGTGTGCCGCACCACGCGATCGAGCGCTATGCGGCGCAACTGGTGGAAAAGGGCTATGCGGTGGCCCTCTGTGACCAAACCCAGGATGCCGCCGAAGCTCAGGGGTTGGTGCGGCGGGAGGTGACCCGAATTCTCACGCCGGGGACGGTGCTCGAAGAGGGCATGTTGGCGGCCCGCAAAAATAACTTTTTGGCGGCGATCGTGCTGGAGCGTCGCCATTGGGGCTTGGCCTATGCGGACATTTCCACCGGGGAGTTTTGGGCCACCCAAGGGGAAGAGCCAGAACCCTTGGTGCAAGAGCTGTTGCGCCTGAGTCCGTCGGAAGTGTTAGTGCCGGTGAATGCACTGGATTTGGTGGGACTGTTGCGGCCGGGCGAGAGTCGATCGCACCTGAAGGGGCGGGACTTTCCCGATTGGTTACCCGGCCAGTTTTGCTATGCCCTGCGGCCCCAATCGCGGTTTGGGCTGGCGGAAGCAAGGCAACGATTGCTCGATCGCTTCCGGCTGCGATCGCTCGAAGGGGTGGGCTGCGATCGCCGGCCCTTGGCGGCCCGGGCGGCGGGCGGGCTGTTGACCTATCTCACGGAAACCCATCCCAGCTCCGAAGACCAAACCCGCGAAATTCCGCTGCAACTGCTCAAAACCTACGAAATTACAGACTATTTAATTCTGGATTACCAAACCCGCCGGAATTTGGAAATTGTCCAAACCGTGCGCGATGGAACCCTGACCGGATCGCTACTGTGGGCGCTCGATCGCACCGTAACGGCCATGGGCGGTCGGGCCCTGCGTCGTTGGTTGCTGCAACCCCTGCTGGATTTGGATGGAATTCGGGCCCGCCAAGGGGCGATCGGGGAACTGATTGACCAGCCCGACTTGCGCCAGGATCTGCAGCGGCTGTTGCGGGAAATGTATGACCTGGAGCGGTTGGCGGGGCGGGCCGGGGCGGGCACGGCCAACGCCCGGGATTTGGTGGCTTTGGCGGATTCCTTGGGTCGGTTGCCGGAGCTGGCCCAAGTGGTGGGCGGAGGCCGATCGCCCTATTTCCGCGTGTTGCAACAAGTGCCGCCGGCCCTGGAGCAATTGGGCGATCGCCTACGCAGCCACCTGGTTGATGAGCCGCCCCTGTCGGTCACCGAAGGCGGCCTGGTTCGGGATGGTGTGAACCATGCCTTGGACACCATGCGCCAGCAATCGGCGGGCGATCGGGACTGGCTGGCCAACTTGGAGGCGATCGAGCGGCAACGCACCGGCATCAACACCCTAAAAGTGGGCTACAACAAAACCTTTGGCTACTTCATTGGCGTGTCCCGGGCCAAGGCGGATCTCGTGCCCGAGGACTATATCCGCAAGCAAACCCTCGTGAACGAAGAGCGCTACATCACCCCGGAGCTGAAGGAGCGGGAAGCGCGAATTTTGTCGGCCCGCGAAGACCTGAACCGGTTGGAATACGAGATTTTCTGTGAGTTGCGATCAGCTACGGGGGAGCTGGCGAATCAAATTCGCAAGGTGGCCCTGGCGGTAGCGGCGATCGATGTGTTGACCAACTTTGCCGAACTGGCGATCGCCCGGGGCTATTGCCGACCCGTGATTGATCGAGGCCGCACGATCGAGATTCGGCAGGGTCGCCACCCGGTGGTTGAACAATCCCTACCGGAAGGGTTCTTTGTGCCCAACTCGACCCAGTTGGGGTATGAACGATCGGGCGATCGGGCGGGGAGCCAGTCTGGTGCGCTGGTGGCTGCTTCCTTGGGTGCATCGATTGATTTATCAATCGATGTATCAATTAATACTCGACTTGATTCGGGCGATCGTGACTTTGATCAACACTTTGATCAACTGTCCGATCGCCCAAAAAATCCACCCCTTAGGTCAGACCTTAATCCAGCCCTTGACTCGGCTGGCCATGCCACTTTTGATCCATCCCTTGCGCCCTCGCCTGGGTCATCGACCAATCAGCCTCAGGCCGATTTACCCGACGGGCCCCATTTGCCCGATTTAGTGGTGCTCACGGGGCCCAACGCCAGCGGCAAGAGTTGCTATTTGCGGCAAGTGGGCCTCATTCAGCTCATGGCCCAGGTGGGATCCTACGTGCCAGCCCAGGCGGCCCATTTGGGAATCTGTGATCGAATCTTTACCCGGGTGGGGGCGGTGGATGACTTGGCCACCGGGCAATCGACCTTCATGGTGGAAATGAACGAAACGGCTAATATTCTCAACCACGCCACCGATCGATCCCTGGTCTTGCTCGATGAAATTGGGCGCGGAACGGCCACCTTTGATGGACTGGCGATCGCCTGGTCGGTGGCGGAATATTTGGCCAGTGAACTGCGCGCGCGATCGATCTTTGCCACCCACTACCACGAGCTAAACGAACTGGCCACCCTGTTGGACAACGTGGCTAACTACCAAGTGGCCGTCAAAGAATTGCCCGATCGCATTGTGTTTTTGCATCAGGTGCAACCGGGCGGAGCCGATCGCTCCTACGGCATCGAAGCGGCCCGCCTGGCTGGGTTGCCCCCCAGCACGATCGCCCGGGCCCGCGAAATCATGGCCCAAATTGAAAAACACTCAAAAATCGCCGTAGGCCTGCGCAAAACCGCCCAAACGGGGCCTCGGACTCACTCAAAAACTGCTAATGAGCTAAACAGCGCCTCAGAGCCGCCCATCGCCCAATTAGACATTTTTGGAAATGGGAGTTAGGCGTGAGGTTAGTTGACCAGTGTGATGGCTGGGTTAATCACCAGGTTGATTGCTGAGTTGAATTTGGGGCTTTATTTGGAGATCAATTTGAGATTGAAGATTGGGCTGGGTTTTGAGTTAAACGTTGGGCTTGACTGGCTACTCGCTTTTGGGGGCTAACGGCTGGTGGCTGATTTTCTGGACTGAACCTGGCGCGATCGCGATCCGGTTTCTCCAAGACTTCAGCGTGATCTCAGGATAGTTCCCCTCAATTCAGACGAATTCTG
This window harbors:
- a CDS encoding peptidoglycan-binding protein, with amino-acid sequence MGRAIERSCVATAIGVVVLGGAPAWALSASQRSGDAGPSVVRLQRQLKTLGNYGGPLNGQFDNATAAALEAFQRSRGLYTKGAVDIVTKRSLLEATGADLTLVANLQPGDRGPSTRELQRLLNRLGFLAAEPTGNFDSPTRQALERFQQSLNLSTTGHVDLATMQALRDRAGTDSGQGTPTQPNRPISSQPATASNGLGPGQRSAAVRQLQTRLRQLGFFTTTPTGFYGPITSRAVRAFQQAAGLTATGRATPETLRAIETRLAAQPANPRSTNARSTNGQPADRQAVSQRSTQPTPAQPATPVNPPDHPSMRPLNPDYQALKPGDSGDRVKALQDQLRALGFLKARSTGFYGDITQAAVTAFQRSRQLPATGQASPATLRALFGVSSGSQASPAPNSATPARAVPAFQSPRPAAAPRAIPNTSPLAQRSPSARSDDRWLMPGDRGVRVTALQQRLAALGLLGFDRVNGVYDNLTAQAVINFQRSRRLSPTGIADLTTQRAMGLL